Proteins encoded in a region of the Flavobacterium sp. PMTSA4 genome:
- a CDS encoding LacI family DNA-binding transcriptional regulator: MRRKVTLKQIAKELDVSISTVSKSLRNSLEISEDTRQKVQAFAKLYNYKPNNIALSLKNKKTKTICIIIPEIIHHFFATVISGVEQVANENGYNVLVCLSDESFDKEVINMEMLASGSIDGFIMSLSKETQQKKDFHHIVEVINQGMPVVMFDRITNEILCDKVIIDDGLAAFNATQYLIDKGFKNIGLLTTVDYVSVGKLRTDGYIKALKNNDIKVNEDLIVKIEDTENFEHKIADMLTQNKLDAIFAVNELFAVTAIKEANKLGLKVPQDISIIGFTDGIISKYSSPTITTVSQNGIKMGAKAAQMLIERLEAEDEEDEKYRTEVIETELVERESTK; this comes from the coding sequence ATGAGAAGAAAAGTCACTCTTAAACAAATTGCCAAAGAATTAGATGTTTCAATATCAACTGTTTCAAAATCTTTAAGAAATAGCCTCGAAATTAGCGAAGACACCAGACAAAAAGTTCAGGCATTTGCCAAACTCTACAACTACAAACCAAATAATATTGCACTTAGCCTAAAAAACAAAAAAACCAAGACAATTTGCATTATAATTCCCGAAATTATTCACCATTTTTTTGCAACCGTAATTAGTGGTGTTGAACAAGTAGCAAATGAAAATGGATACAATGTTTTAGTTTGTCTTTCAGACGAATCGTTTGATAAAGAAGTAATCAACATGGAAATGTTAGCAAGCGGAAGTATTGACGGTTTTATTATGTCATTATCTAAAGAAACGCAACAAAAGAAAGACTTTCACCATATAGTTGAAGTAATAAATCAAGGAATGCCAGTTGTCATGTTCGATAGAATAACTAATGAAATACTTTGCGACAAAGTTATTATCGATGATGGATTGGCTGCTTTTAATGCTACACAATATTTAATAGATAAAGGATTCAAAAATATTGGTTTACTAACAACTGTCGATTATGTTAGCGTTGGAAAACTTAGAACTGATGGTTATATTAAAGCTTTAAAAAATAACGACATTAAAGTCAATGAAGATTTAATTGTAAAAATTGAAGATACCGAAAATTTTGAGCATAAAATTGCAGATATGTTAACACAAAATAAGCTAGATGCAATTTTTGCAGTAAACGAGCTATTTGCAGTAACAGCAATAAAAGAAGCTAATAAACTTGGGTTAAAAGTACCACAAGACATTTCAATCATAGGATTTACCGATGGAATTATTTCAAAATATTCTTCGCCAACCATTACAACTGTAAGTCAAAATGGAATAAAAATGGGTGCAAAAGCTGCTCAAATGCTAATCGAACGCCTTGAGGCAGAAGATGAAGAAGATGAAAAATACAGAACAGAAGTCATCGAGACTGAGTTAGTAGAAAGAGAATCAACCAAATA
- a CDS encoding SusC/RagA family TonB-linked outer membrane protein produces MKTIYKKLLFLFLILPFSAAFSQSSLSGTVVDATANQPLPGVNVIVQSASNSTTTDFDGKFQLNGLKNGDIVVFSYIGYQSETIKFSGQKEILVQLKEDSTQLQEVVVQVGYGAVRKKDATGSVSTVTAKDFNKGAIVSADQLLNGKVAGVRITSNGGQPDSAPNIRIRGGASLNASNSPLIVIDGVPLDVVNPAGVQNPLSLVNPNDIETFTVLKDASATAIYGSRASNGVIIITTKKGTTGGVLFNYSASVTAGKVGKKIGVMNSSQFVKFIEEFHPTYTNFLGVDDPNTAVTDDLNTPGVIEGRIISDTDWQDEIYRTSISTDHNLSARANIFGGVPFRASIGYNNTQGLVKTSDYTRTTASLKLTPTFWNDHLKVDINAKGIHARKNNIDEGGALGGAIAMDPTKPVYDNSADNRFGGYYQNLTLNNNRYLLDGQWNPVAILEQRTRPERVYRLLGNVEFDYKMHFLPELRFVNNLGLDASRVVISENYSDNSIATYRFNSLDNNPNTNYVFNPGRNYYEAQRITNTTWDSYLMYAKSLNGFLKKFDLQAGYSYQNFKNDGHKDIYQYNVDSGLRELQVNPLNLNNRYYNLLNLQSFFGRTNIDLANKYLLTVSFRTDGSSLFRKENRWGYFPAAALAWKLKEESFLSKVSSVNDLKIRLGWGKTGQQNIIDIVGYYPSTPLFTLGGSTSQYLSGINLYSANAYNPDLTWEKTTTYNAGIDFDLFKNSFITGSFDIYKRKTDDLLANVPLPPGQGLTSNFIKNVGSTESKGFELSLNVNPLQTDKMNLSINTNLAYNYAKVTDLNGLTQLTAGGGLGIGTGVGIGYHALGFQPYSAWVFQQLYDQNGAPIEGAFVDRNDDGQITNDDRYYKALRPNWTFGFGFTFNYGNWDLSSSFRGQFGGQVYNQSKMSFGWVDKALPNNTNSLTNVSTSAGTSNNYFQTIQGNTPYSDYFLEDATFVRCENIVLGYKFNKFINSSSLRVYGALNNPFIITKYTGQDPENFNSIDSNLYPRPRMYTFGLSLDF; encoded by the coding sequence ATGAAAACAATTTACAAAAAGTTGTTATTTTTATTCCTGATTTTACCATTTAGTGCTGCTTTTTCACAAAGTTCACTTAGTGGTACTGTTGTTGATGCGACAGCAAATCAACCTTTGCCAGGGGTAAATGTAATAGTTCAAAGTGCTAGTAATAGTACTACAACTGATTTTGATGGTAAATTCCAATTAAATGGATTAAAAAATGGCGATATTGTCGTTTTTTCTTATATTGGTTACCAATCAGAAACAATTAAATTTTCTGGACAGAAAGAAATTTTGGTCCAATTGAAAGAAGATTCAACTCAACTACAAGAAGTAGTAGTGCAAGTTGGATATGGTGCAGTCAGAAAAAAAGATGCGACTGGTTCAGTTTCTACAGTAACCGCTAAAGACTTTAATAAAGGAGCAATAGTGTCGGCAGACCAATTGTTGAATGGTAAAGTTGCTGGAGTTCGAATTACAAGTAATGGTGGTCAACCAGATTCTGCACCAAACATCAGAATTAGAGGTGGAGCTTCTCTTAACGCTAGTAATAGTCCTCTGATTGTAATTGATGGTGTTCCTTTAGATGTTGTAAACCCTGCAGGTGTACAAAATCCACTTTCATTAGTTAATCCTAATGATATAGAAACATTTACGGTTTTAAAAGACGCGAGTGCAACTGCTATTTATGGTTCTAGGGCTTCGAATGGAGTTATTATTATAACCACTAAAAAAGGAACAACAGGTGGTGTTCTATTTAATTACTCAGCTAGTGTAACTGCTGGAAAAGTTGGTAAGAAAATAGGTGTTATGAATTCTAGTCAATTTGTTAAATTTATTGAAGAGTTTCATCCAACCTATACTAATTTTTTAGGAGTAGATGACCCAAATACTGCAGTTACTGATGATTTGAATACACCAGGAGTTATTGAAGGTAGAATAATCAGTGATACGGACTGGCAAGATGAGATTTATAGAACCTCAATTTCAACTGATCATAATTTATCTGCAAGAGCTAACATATTTGGTGGAGTTCCATTCAGAGCTTCTATAGGATACAATAATACTCAAGGATTAGTAAAAACAAGTGACTACACAAGAACTACGGCTTCTCTTAAATTAACTCCAACATTTTGGAATGACCATTTAAAAGTTGATATTAATGCAAAAGGAATTCATGCTAGAAAAAATAATATAGATGAAGGCGGTGCATTAGGCGGTGCTATTGCAATGGATCCAACTAAACCAGTATATGATAATTCTGCGGATAATAGATTTGGAGGTTATTATCAAAATTTAACTCTGAACAATAACCGATATTTGTTAGATGGACAATGGAATCCAGTAGCAATATTGGAACAAAGAACAAGACCTGAGCGTGTTTACAGATTGTTAGGGAATGTTGAGTTTGATTATAAAATGCATTTTTTGCCAGAATTAAGATTTGTAAATAATCTTGGTTTAGATGCTTCTAGAGTCGTTATTTCTGAAAATTATTCTGACAATTCAATTGCTACCTACAGATTTAATTCTTTAGATAATAATCCAAACACAAATTATGTGTTTAACCCTGGAAGAAATTATTATGAAGCACAAAGAATTACTAATACTACTTGGGATTCTTATTTAATGTATGCTAAGTCATTAAATGGTTTTCTTAAAAAGTTTGATTTGCAAGCGGGTTATTCTTATCAGAATTTTAAAAATGATGGGCACAAAGATATTTATCAATATAATGTTGATTCAGGTTTAAGAGAATTACAAGTAAATCCTCTTAATCTAAATAACAGATATTATAATTTATTGAATCTTCAATCGTTTTTTGGAAGAACTAATATAGACTTAGCTAATAAATATTTGTTAACTGTTTCGTTCAGAACAGATGGTTCTTCATTATTCAGAAAAGAAAACAGATGGGGATATTTCCCAGCTGCTGCTTTAGCATGGAAATTAAAAGAAGAAAGTTTCTTAAGTAAAGTTTCTTCAGTTAATGATTTGAAAATTAGATTGGGTTGGGGTAAAACGGGACAGCAAAATATTATTGACATTGTAGGATATTATCCTTCAACTCCATTGTTTACTTTGGGAGGTTCAACAAGTCAGTATCTTTCGGGAATTAATCTTTATTCTGCGAATGCCTATAATCCAGATTTAACTTGGGAAAAAACTACAACATACAATGCTGGAATTGATTTTGACTTATTTAAAAATAGTTTTATAACAGGTTCGTTTGATATTTATAAAAGAAAAACGGATGATTTATTGGCTAATGTTCCACTTCCTCCAGGTCAAGGTTTAACTAGTAACTTTATTAAAAATGTTGGTTCAACAGAAAGTAAAGGTTTTGAGTTGAGTCTTAATGTTAATCCACTACAAACGGATAAAATGAACCTTAGCATTAATACTAATTTAGCTTATAATTATGCTAAAGTTACTGATTTAAATGGGTTAACACAATTAACTGCTGGAGGTGGTTTAGGTATTGGAACAGGGGTTGGTATTGGTTATCATGCTTTAGGATTCCAGCCTTATTCAGCTTGGGTATTTCAACAATTGTATGACCAAAATGGTGCGCCAATAGAAGGAGCTTTTGTTGATAGAAATGATGATGGTCAAATAACTAATGATGACCGATACTATAAAGCATTAAGACCTAACTGGACTTTTGGGTTCGGATTCACATTTAATTATGGGAACTGGGATTTAAGTTCAAGTTTTAGAGGCCAATTTGGAGGGCAAGTTTACAATCAAAGTAAAATGTCATTTGGTTGGGTTGATAAAGCATTACCTAATAACACAAATAGTTTGACTAACGTGTCGACATCAGCTGGTACATCAAATAACTACTTTCAAACCATACAGGGGAATACTCCTTATTCTGATTACTTCCTAGAAGATGCAACCTTTGTAAGATGTGAAAATATTGTTTTAGGATATAAATTCAATAAATTTATTAACTCATCCTCTTTAAGAGTATATGGTGCGTTGAATAATCCTTTTATTATAACTAAGTATACAGGACAAGATCCTGAAAACTTCAATTCAATAGATTCAAATTTATATCCTAGACCAAGGATGTACACGTTTGGGTTGAGTTTAGACTTTTAA
- a CDS encoding RagB/SusD family nutrient uptake outer membrane protein, with protein sequence MRKFKIASVGVLLMSIFACTSELDTQPKVEVSLEQLLNQDPNAIEGIMSKLYGSFALSGPNGAGSSDITDDPGESPFLRGIINLEEFTADGMKNRWGDDGLDQLTTASNWDENNKFFRYLYNRVYYTVPQCNNLLGILPNISISNQEQVVSEVRFLRSLAYFYMIDCFGKGVLLTEANNGQTSPAPQVSREELFNFVESELLAIENTLPQTNSYGRANKAVGRMLLAKLYLNAEVYTGTPRYNEALTFIKKVIDEGGYSLDPNFVHVFSGDNNTSSEIIYPLIADALSSQSFGNTTYIVNGSMGTETMNIGTFGCTEGWSGHRATKAWYSLFGDLNTTNDQRASLFWTTGHTYEMTDYKQWTNGYPSTKFRNSNFNSSSSPTQFSGTDFPLFRLADAYLIYAECVVRGATGGTMAEATNYVNLLRQRVNADVITQSQLTLGFIIDERGRELMFEGHRRTDLIRFGRFTGGTYLWPWKGNTLNGAAIPSTYNLFPIPLTALQANPNLTQNPGY encoded by the coding sequence ATGAGAAAATTTAAAATTGCAAGTGTTGGGGTTTTGCTAATGAGCATATTCGCCTGTACTAGCGAATTAGACACTCAACCAAAAGTTGAAGTTTCGTTAGAACAGTTGTTAAACCAAGATCCAAATGCTATTGAAGGTATAATGTCAAAATTATATGGTTCATTTGCGCTTTCAGGACCGAACGGAGCTGGAAGTTCTGATATTACAGATGACCCAGGAGAATCTCCTTTTTTAAGAGGGATTATCAATCTTGAAGAATTTACTGCCGATGGGATGAAAAATCGTTGGGGAGATGATGGTTTAGATCAGCTAACAACGGCATCTAATTGGGATGAAAATAATAAATTCTTCAGATATTTGTACAACAGAGTTTACTATACAGTTCCTCAATGTAATAACTTGTTAGGAATCTTACCAAATATAAGTATTTCTAATCAAGAGCAAGTAGTTAGTGAAGTTAGGTTTTTACGCTCATTAGCATACTTTTATATGATTGACTGTTTCGGTAAAGGAGTACTTTTAACAGAAGCTAATAACGGACAAACTTCACCTGCACCACAAGTATCAAGGGAAGAATTGTTTAATTTTGTTGAGTCTGAATTATTAGCAATTGAAAATACTTTACCTCAAACAAATAGCTACGGTAGAGCAAACAAAGCTGTCGGAAGAATGTTGTTGGCAAAATTATATTTAAATGCTGAAGTATATACTGGAACACCTAGATATAATGAGGCATTAACATTTATTAAAAAAGTAATTGATGAAGGTGGATATTCTTTAGACCCAAACTTTGTACATGTTTTTTCAGGAGATAATAATACTTCAAGTGAAATTATTTATCCATTAATAGCTGACGCATTATCAAGTCAAAGTTTTGGTAACACAACTTACATTGTGAATGGAAGTATGGGTACAGAAACAATGAATATTGGAACCTTTGGATGTACAGAAGGCTGGAGTGGACACCGAGCAACAAAAGCGTGGTATAGTTTGTTTGGGGATTTAAACACTACTAATGACCAAAGAGCAAGTTTGTTTTGGACAACAGGGCATACTTATGAGATGACAGATTACAAGCAGTGGACAAATGGTTATCCGTCAACTAAATTCAGAAATTCTAATTTCAATTCATCATCTTCTCCAACACAATTTTCTGGAACAGATTTTCCGTTATTCAGATTGGCAGATGCCTATTTGATTTATGCAGAATGTGTTGTAAGAGGTGCTACAGGTGGCACAATGGCTGAGGCTACTAATTATGTTAATTTATTAAGACAAAGAGTAAATGCTGATGTTATTACACAAAGTCAGTTGACACTTGGTTTTATAATTGATGAAAGAGGAAGAGAATTGATGTTTGAAGGCCACAGAAGAACTGATTTAATTCGTTTTGGTAGATTTACAGGAGGAACTTACTTATGGCCATGGAAAGGTAATACTCTTAATGGAGCTGCAATTCCTAGTACATACAACCTCTTCCCAATACCATTAACTGCTTTACAAGCAAATCCAAATTTAACACAGAATCCAGGTTATTAA
- a CDS encoding SusE domain-containing protein, with protein sequence MKKILKISSLAFLLIAGVACENDDQRIIQAEGGPELISPAIGTEFVLAPENAASEATTLVWNHADYSQQTAVNYDIEVALAGTEFATIVSGGSTNNRFYVWSVEALNTVALDAGLTPYTAGDLDIRVKASLGANDVLESYSNTITITVTPYTTETPKLWMPGSYQSDSGYGNNWTQSTAATLASEGFGNTNFEGYVYFASAQAAPNDGFKFTDAPDWNNGIYGDDGTFSGTLTSPGDNIGVTPGYYRVTANTTALTYNLTPMTWAIIGNATVGGWSTDTPMTYNPTTKKWFVITTLSAQTAPTDGMKFRANGSWDVNLGDSGADGTMEYSGDNIGTSAGTYLIELDLSNPRQYTYTLTAQ encoded by the coding sequence ATGAAAAAAATATTAAAAATATCGAGTTTAGCATTTTTACTTATTGCGGGTGTTGCATGTGAAAATGATGACCAAAGAATCATTCAAGCTGAAGGCGGACCAGAATTAATTAGCCCAGCAATAGGGACTGAGTTTGTTTTAGCTCCTGAAAACGCTGCAAGTGAAGCTACTACTTTAGTTTGGAATCATGCAGATTATTCTCAACAGACAGCTGTAAATTATGACATTGAAGTTGCATTAGCAGGAACAGAATTTGCAACTATTGTTTCTGGAGGAAGTACAAACAACAGGTTTTATGTATGGTCGGTTGAAGCCTTAAATACAGTTGCTTTAGATGCGGGATTAACTCCATATACTGCAGGGGATTTAGACATAAGAGTTAAAGCATCTCTAGGAGCAAATGATGTATTAGAATCATATTCGAATACTATAACTATTACTGTTACTCCTTATACTACTGAAACTCCAAAATTATGGATGCCAGGAAGCTATCAATCAGACTCAGGTTATGGGAATAACTGGACACAATCAACAGCAGCTACATTGGCTTCTGAAGGGTTTGGGAACACTAATTTTGAAGGGTATGTTTATTTTGCATCTGCACAAGCTGCACCAAATGATGGATTTAAATTTACAGATGCACCAGATTGGAATAACGGAATTTATGGAGATGATGGTACTTTTTCAGGAACGCTAACATCTCCAGGTGATAATATTGGTGTTACCCCGGGTTATTATAGAGTTACTGCAAATACTACTGCATTAACTTATAATTTAACTCCAATGACATGGGCAATTATTGGTAACGCCACTGTAGGAGGTTGGTCAACAGATACACCTATGACTTATAATCCAACAACAAAAAAATGGTTTGTAATTACAACATTGTCAGCTCAAACAGCACCTACTGATGGTATGAAATTCAGAGCTAATGGTAGTTGGGATGTTAATTTAGGTGATTCTGGCGCAGATGGAACAATGGAGTATAGCGGAGATAACATTGGAACATCAGCAGGAACCTATTTGATAGAATTAGATTTATCAAACCCAAGACAGTATACCTATACTTTAACAGCTCAATAA
- a CDS encoding alpha-amylase family glycosyl hydrolase: MRKHYSILFFLFSIVTFSQVTWQGGSNPDATSSATILFDKTGTGLATYSGTIYAHTGVTLNGTPWQNVLGSWGNNSTQPALTLVSGNIYKLDLTPTIMGYYGVSSGSITKINLVFRNAAGSAQTSDLSLDVGAFQSSLTLPAENSNTIINSGQNLNISATNTNGNANYNLMANGVSINASTGSSFNYTDANITVNKSYELIISQGITSFSKKFAVIVNAGTVSQAMPSGLEDGINYNSSDDSKATLVLTAPGKDFVYVAGSFNNWVPGSEYLMKRDPSTNKFWLEITGLTSGTNYSYQYWVVDTTPTTNSPAVVKTADPYSTLVLSPFDDSGISSNTYPNLPAYPSGQQREVTLLKTGQTPYNWSSATTNFVKPNKDNLVVYEVLIRDFDSNRNFQDLINKIDYFKNLNINAIELMPVMEFEGNESWGYNTAFHTALDKFYGTEDKFREFIDLCHQNGIAVILDVALNHAFGRNPMVRMWMKDADGDGWGDAASDNPYFNEFAKHSYGVGNDFNHSSAYTKYYTKRVIKHWIEDFKIDGFRWDLTKGFTQACSAGDDSCTNAYQADRVAVLKEYADYSWSLDPNHIAIFEHLGSDNEEQQWANYRLSETPSKGILMWGEMWSKYGALMKGGSDDKDITRMGHVSRGFTGKRLIGYPESHDKDRMVYEGVTFGNGAGAYPVGGNLTNAIKRMSAIGAVSLLIPGPKMIWHFGELGMDDSIFTCNNGSVNSDYDGGNPPGDCKLDTKPQPQWTENWLADVNRSTVYNNWAKMIALKKNNAVFNANYTISGQGGTNNTVRQRVYLYGAAAPLSNVVILANFSVADLAITADFPFTGTWYNLMDNTSMSVTNTAMTITIESGGFRVYGNGQALGLEDFNPIKSLSLVPNPANNYFTLSEPIEKAEIYSITGQLVKSFINVNSVEYQFNIEDLKSGVYLVKAFDANTQSKTIKLIKR, translated from the coding sequence ATGAGAAAACATTATTCAATTTTATTTTTTTTATTTTCAATTGTTACTTTTTCCCAAGTTACATGGCAAGGTGGTTCTAACCCAGATGCAACATCATCAGCGACAATTTTATTTGATAAAACTGGAACAGGATTGGCAACATATTCAGGGACAATTTATGCTCATACAGGTGTTACTTTAAATGGAACTCCATGGCAAAATGTTTTGGGATCATGGGGAAATAATTCAACCCAACCTGCTCTGACTTTAGTTTCAGGAAATATTTATAAATTAGATTTGACTCCGACTATAATGGGTTATTATGGAGTAAGTTCAGGTTCAATTACAAAAATAAATTTAGTTTTTCGAAATGCTGCAGGAAGTGCTCAAACTAGTGATTTAAGTTTAGATGTAGGAGCTTTTCAGTCTTCTCTTACTTTGCCTGCAGAGAACAGTAATACAATCATAAATAGTGGACAAAACTTAAATATTTCAGCAACAAATACTAACGGAAATGCAAATTATAATTTAATGGCTAATGGAGTCAGTATAAATGCTTCAACAGGTTCTTCTTTTAATTATACAGATGCAAACATTACTGTTAATAAATCATATGAATTAATAATCTCACAGGGAATAACTTCTTTTTCTAAAAAGTTTGCAGTAATTGTTAATGCTGGTACAGTTTCGCAGGCAATGCCTTCAGGATTAGAAGATGGAATTAATTATAATTCTTCGGATGATTCAAAAGCAACATTAGTTTTAACAGCACCAGGAAAAGATTTTGTCTATGTTGCTGGAAGTTTTAATAATTGGGTTCCTGGCTCAGAATATTTAATGAAAAGAGATCCATCAACCAATAAATTTTGGTTAGAGATTACAGGATTAACATCTGGAACAAATTACAGTTATCAATATTGGGTTGTTGATACAACTCCAACTACTAATTCTCCAGCAGTTGTAAAAACTGCTGATCCATATTCGACATTGGTTTTATCTCCATTTGATGATTCTGGAATATCTTCTAATACTTATCCAAATTTACCTGCTTATCCAAGTGGTCAGCAAAGAGAAGTCACCTTATTAAAAACAGGGCAGACTCCTTATAATTGGAGTAGTGCAACTACTAATTTTGTTAAACCTAACAAAGATAATTTGGTAGTTTACGAAGTTTTAATTAGAGATTTTGATTCTAATAGAAATTTCCAAGATTTAATTAATAAAATAGATTATTTCAAAAACTTGAATATTAATGCTATTGAATTAATGCCAGTAATGGAGTTTGAAGGGAATGAATCTTGGGGATACAACACTGCTTTTCATACGGCATTGGATAAGTTTTATGGAACTGAGGACAAGTTTAGAGAGTTTATTGACTTGTGTCATCAAAACGGAATTGCTGTAATATTAGATGTTGCTCTTAATCATGCTTTTGGTAGAAATCCAATGGTGAGAATGTGGATGAAAGATGCAGATGGCGATGGATGGGGTGATGCTGCTTCTGATAATCCTTATTTTAATGAATTTGCTAAGCATAGTTATGGAGTTGGGAATGATTTTAATCATAGTTCAGCTTATACTAAATATTACACAAAAAGAGTTATAAAACATTGGATTGAAGATTTTAAAATTGATGGATTCCGTTGGGATTTAACTAAAGGATTTACACAAGCATGTTCAGCAGGCGATGATAGTTGTACTAATGCTTATCAAGCAGATAGAGTAGCAGTTTTAAAAGAATATGCCGATTATTCATGGTCATTGGATCCAAATCATATCGCAATATTTGAACATTTAGGTTCAGATAACGAGGAGCAACAATGGGCTAATTACAGATTAAGTGAAACTCCAAGTAAAGGAATTTTAATGTGGGGTGAAATGTGGTCAAAATATGGAGCGTTAATGAAAGGTGGTTCAGATGATAAAGACATTACAAGAATGGGACATGTTTCTAGAGGCTTCACAGGTAAAAGATTAATTGGTTATCCAGAAAGTCACGATAAGGATAGAATGGTTTATGAAGGTGTTACTTTCGGAAATGGAGCAGGAGCTTATCCAGTAGGTGGAAATTTAACCAATGCAATCAAAAGAATGTCTGCTATTGGAGCTGTAAGCTTATTAATTCCTGGACCAAAAATGATTTGGCATTTTGGCGAATTGGGAATGGATGATTCTATTTTTACATGTAATAATGGTTCAGTTAACTCAGATTATGATGGCGGTAATCCACCAGGAGATTGTAAATTAGACACTAAGCCTCAACCACAATGGACTGAAAATTGGTTGGCAGATGTGAATAGAAGTACTGTATACAATAATTGGGCAAAAATGATTGCTTTGAAAAAAAACAATGCAGTTTTTAATGCTAATTATACTATAAGTGGGCAAGGCGGGACTAATAATACTGTAAGACAACGTGTTTATTTATACGGCGCTGCAGCGCCATTGTCAAACGTAGTTATATTAGCTAATTTTTCAGTAGCTGATCTGGCGATTACTGCTGATTTTCCATTTACAGGAACATGGTATAATTTAATGGATAATACTTCAATGAGTGTTACTAATACGGCAATGACTATTACAATTGAATCAGGTGGATTTAGGGTTTATGGTAACGGTCAAGCTTTGGGGTTGGAAGATTTCAATCCAATCAAGAGCTTGTCTTTAGTGCCTAATCCTGCAAATAATTATTTTACTTTGAGTGAACCAATAGAAAAAGCTGAAATTTATTCAATTACTGGACAGTTAGTAAAATCATTTATCAATGTAAACTCTGTTGAATATCAATTTAACATTGAAGATTTAAAATCAGGAGTTTATCTAGTAAAAGCATTTGATGCGAATACTCAATCAAAAACAATTAAATTAATTAAACGATAA